Part of the Halococcus saccharolyticus DSM 5350 genome is shown below.
CCGCGAGCGCCTGCCCGACGGCTGCGTCCGGGCGTACGTCTGTCGGGTCGACGGCCGGTTCGTCGGCGGGATGATCACATTAGAGGACGACGACATCATCTACCGGTGGCAGGGCGGCGCGAAACACGACGCCGACGTGGCCGCGAACGATCTGGTCGACTGGCACATCATGCGCGACGCGATCGAACGCGACATCGACGGCTACGATCTCGTCGGGGCTAACTCGCGACGACTCAACGGGTACAAGGCGAAGTTCAATCCCGAACTCCGCACCTACCACCAGGCCGAACGTGCCGGGCCGGCGTTGCGCATCGCGCGTGAAGCGTATCTCCGTCTTCGCTGAACTGCGGTCGCGGTGCGTCGCGGCGTCGCTGCTGACTGTTATCGATCGTCGATCGACGATCAGTGACGTGAGGAGTGCCGGCCGACGAAGCGGGTGAACAACCCGGTTCCCGGGCGGCCATCACGAAGCCAGAGTAGGAGAACGCTTCCGAGCACGAGGAGTTCGACCGCGACGAACAGCAACCCCTTCGGCGTGGCCAGTTGGCCGAGGTAGTTCTGAAAGTAGTACCACGCGTTCGTCACGATGCCCGCCCCCGCACCGGGACCGACGATCGGGTCCGATACGTCCACACCGGGTCGAGCGACTGCAGGCCAGAACAGGAACCAGTAGGACGCATCGCCGCCGAGAACGATCGACGGGAGAACGTCACCGGGGAGGTGTGAGAGATAGCCCACCGTAAACGCGATCGCGGGCTCGGTTCGGCCGATTCGCCATCCACCGACGAGCACGAGTGCGGTCAGGGGAATGGCGACGAACAGCGAGTGGGCGAACACGCCGGCGGGCAGCACGTTGAGCGCCCACGACAGCGGTTTGTCGACGAGATCGGGGAACTGCGTTCCGACGACGACCGCCAGCGTTGCGGGACCGTTCGGTGTGCGGCCCCGGAGGTGGGCGAACAGCGAGTAACACAGGTAGCCGACCGCGAGATGCTCCCACGGGAACATGGTGTTCAGCCGCCACCACCGCTGCCGGTACCGCTCCCGCCGCCACCCCCGCCGGCACTACCGGTTCCACCGCTTCCGACGATGTCGACCGACAGATGCGTCGTCACGTAGGCGTTGCGGGCGGTGGGGTTCTGTGGTGGATCGCCCTCGTAGAGAAGATAGGTGAGCTGGAGGCGCTCCCCGGTCACGTTCGGGGTGATCCGGTGCTGGCGCTGCCACGTCCGGTTTTCCGGGACAGTCGGCGATCGGTACCGGGTAAGCTCGCTCCGGCCGACGACCTCGCCGGCATCGTTGAGCCGCTGGAGTTGGGCCACCACCGTGTAGTTCGTCGCTTCCCCTTCGTGGTTCTGTACCTCGAGGGTGAACGGCTGGCTCGCTGTACCGGCGGTGAGCGTGACGTTTTCGTGGACGGTTTCGAGCCCGCCGTCGTCACCCTCGTTCAGCAGGGCCACGTTGGTGGTGGTTTCGCCGTCTTTCGGCACTGTAAGCGCGTAACTCATGCTCGCGGCGGCGACGAGGATGCTGAGAATCAACACGGTGTTGAGCAGCACGTCTGCCGGCGAACCCGACAGTCCATCGGCGAGATCGTCGATCCAGTAGCCGACCGGCACCGAGAACCGCTCCGAGCGCGGGAGGCGGAGCCGGCGGACGATCCCGGCGATCGCGAACACCAGGGAGAACACCACCACGATTCCGACGATCGGTCCGGTCCGGTACGGCGAACCGGTCCCGAGTAGTGTGGCGCTGAGATCGAGCGCGAGCGCGAGCAGCGGCGCGATGAACAGGCTGAGACCGAACGATAGCGCGAGTCGCTCGCCCCAGCGAACGCCGCGCTCCTGGATCGAGCGCGCGCTATCGTAGCGCTGGGAGAGCCGCGAGAGCGAACTACTTCGATCCGCCGTCCGTGATGGCCGCCCCGGGAACAGCGCCGCTACCAGCGCGTAGCCCGGGATGATCAACAGTAACGGGAGACCGAGAACGGCCCGAATCATCGTTGGAAGTCCGCCGACGATCCCGATCAGTCCGCCCACGGCCGCCGTGTACGCGATGAGAACGAGGAGATCGCCCGGCAGTCCGCGGAGTCCCGACGCATCGCTGTCGTAGCGTTCGATCGTCGTGTCGTTGCCGGTGAGCGGGTCGCGGGACACCGTTGGGACTACTACCGAACAGACTCCTAAAAATTTGGCTATCCGCTGTTTCTCGCCGCCGTTCGGCGGCTGCAAGGTCGAGTCGCTCCGCTCACGCAGCGATACCGACGGATACGATGTTGTTACTAACGCAAAAGCTATGTATGTGGATGTAAACGATACACACTCGTTATATTCCTCCAGTGAGTACGTCGTCATCAACGGGGTGACTGTAATGGCAGAGGATTGGGATACGGTAAGCTACGTGATTCGGTCGCAGTACCGAGTCGACGTGCTCGAACGGCTGGCCGAGGGTCCGGCGACGCCATCGCGGATCGCCGCGGACAAGGACATCGCTATCGCACACGTCTCGCGCGCACTCGGAGGACTGCGCGAAGAGGGCCGTGACATGGTCGAACTCCTCGTCTCCGAGGACCAGAAGAAGGGTCGGGTGTACGGGATCACCGACAAAGGCGAGCGCGTCTGGGACCGCCTCCAGTCCGAAGGTATGGTCTGATCGATCCCGCCGCAGTCACCACCTCCTGCCGAACTCCGTCGCTCTGGCCGCTTCGTTGCTTCATCCCAACAACGGACAAGCGGTATTTATATCAGTCCGCGTCGAGCAGCCCATCGCAATGAGTGGAGATGCAGCAACGCGTGGTCGAGGCGGTGCTGGCGTTCGGTTACGTATCGCGAGCATCGCGCTCGCGCTCGTCGTCATCGGCTCCGTGGTCGCTGTCGTGCCCGCAGCGGCACAGGACAGTACGGAGCAAAACGGTTCGGACACGTTCATCGTCCAGCAGGGCGACAGATGCACCGAGGTCACCGCTCTCGGCGACGGCTCCCAATCCGTCGAGGAGTTCTACGACTACCGATCGCCGATCACGGATCAGGAAGGTCTCTATAGCTCCTACGGAACGACCGACATCCAGGAGAGCCAGGTCAGTCAGCTGTTCGTCTATCGTGGGAGCGAGGGACTGAGCCTCGTCTTCCTCCACGACCAGTTCGGTGACGAGAGCGGTGGGTTCGTCGCCACCGCCGACGTTTCGGGACTGCCGGCTGACGGCGAGTGGGCCGTCGAGGACGACAGCTACAACAACCGCGACGACATCTTCGAGCACGAGAACGGGTCGAGCCACATCGAGTGGTTCTCGAACGGCAACCGAACCGACGGGGCTGCGTTCCGTGGGCTCGGGAGTTCGGAGTATCGAACGATCACCGCCGATATACAGTTCAACGAGGAAGCGGACACCTACCCCTTCGAGGAGTGGGAGGGCGAGCCTGAAGCGAACCAGATCGAGCGCTGGATCCTCCGGTCCGGCTCGGGCGAAACCACCGAACTCGATATGAATCAACCTGTGGAGATCAGTCCCGGCACCTGTAGCGGTGGCGTCGAGACGTACACGCCGACACCGACGTCCGAAACGAACGGCACCGCGAACGGGACTACCGATGTCGGAACGACGGCGACTGAAGTGACGGGGACGACCACGGCGACCACGACCGAGACTGCCACGGCGACGGCAACCCAAACACAGACGCCGACGGCAACTCCGACTCCGACCCAGGCGGCCACCGCAACCCCGACCGCGACCGAGACGGCGACAGCCACCGCCGTCGCGGCCGACGACACGACGGCGACGAACGACAGCGCCGCAACGACCGGCGGTGACGGTAACAGCGGCGCATTCGGTCCCGGGTTCGGCGTCGTGACGACGCTCGTGGCGGCGATCGCCCTCGTCGGAGCGATCGGACTCGCACGCCGACGGAACTGACTCGCCGATCGTTTACCGAACGCCCGACAGTTTTTCGGCAAGCCTAAAAGTTCAAGTACGGCCGGTCCCGAGCGTCGTTCGATGCAGCAGATCGCCGATACGGACAGCCAGGATGACGGAGCGTACACCTTCGAGGACGTGAGCGTCGTGATGGGAACGTACAACGAGGAAGCCGCCGTCGGCGGCGTGCTCGAAGCAATCGACGACGCCACGGACGGTGCGGCCGAGGTCGTCTGTGTCGACAGTTCGACCGATCGGACGCCCGCAATCGCGCGCGACCACGGCGCGCGCGTCATCGAACAGGAACCACAGGGCTACGGCGTCGCGGTGAGCGCGGCGCTTGCGGCGGCCGAGCGTCCGGTCGTGGTGACGACCGACTGCGACGGCACCTACCCGATGGAGCGACTGCCCGACTTCCTCGACGAGATCAATGCGGGCTACGACGTGGTGAGCGGTGATCGGCTCTACCACGGAGCCGACACGATGCCCCCGTTCAACCGGTTCGGCAACCACGCGTTCGCCCTCCTCGCGAGCGCCCTCCTCGGCGAGCGCGTCCACGACACCACCACCGGGATGCGTGCGTACCGACGCGAGGTCATCGATGCGATCGAGTGGACCGAGAACACCGGCCTCTCGGCGGAGTTGCTCATCCGACCGCTCGCGCGTGGCTACGACGTTCGCGAAACCCCGATCGAGTACGGCGAGCGTCGTGGCGAGACCACACTCGATCCGCTTGCCGGCGGGGCAGCGATCGCGCGCTCGATCGTCGATGTCTGTCTCGAAGAGCGCCGCCGGTAGCGCCTGGCCCGACGGCGCGGGCGTCATTGTCCCGGTGTCACCGCCCCGGTCCTGATGTCACCGTCCTGGCGTCGCCGAACCGTTCGCCGTCCGCGTCGTTAGCGCGGTTTCGACGAACACCCCGGGAGACGTCGCGCCGACGGTACCACGTCCGCCGCCACAGCGAAAGTCCGGACAGACCTCGGTTGTGGGTGAGAGGACGCGGAGACCGTTCCCCTCGCCGTCGAGCGGCATGACGAGTCGGTAGCCGAACCCGCCGGTAGGCCCTTCGTTGACGAACACCGAGAGTGTGAGCGAGTCCTGACCGTCGAGAGATACCGCGCTACCGTTCACGGCGGTGACGTTCCCCGTCAGCCGGGCGCGCTCGCCGGCGACGAGACGGAGATCGAGGCTGCCGTTCGAGGGTGAACTGGCGTAGTACGCCTGCTCGTCCCCACTGGCGAGTCGAACCGAGACGCTCTCGGGCGAGTCTGGAACTCCGAACCGACCGTCGAGCGCGACTCGGTCGCTGTCGTGGACCTCGATGGAGCGGAGGCGGCCGTCGGCGGCGTCGCCGCCCGTCGGTGTCCACAGTCCCTCGTAGACGTAGCGGTAGTACGAGCGGTTCGGGTAGGCGTCGACGACCGCGAACTGGCGTTCGGCCACCGCGTAGACGACATCACCCTCGAAGTCCGGATCGTTGCGGAGCGCCTGGAACGGATGGCTGAGCCAGTCGCCGTACGGCGTCGGGAGAAAGACGACCGCGTTCTCGACCGAGCGGTTCTCGAACGGCTGGTAGGCTCGTTCGTACTCGGCGGTGACGTTGCGGTTGCGCTCCAGCGGCTCGTCGAGCGCGGTCGCCGTAGCGCCCGCGAGCCCCGCGCTCGCAACGAGGAGACAGACCGCGACGACGACCCGCGTTTGTCGGAGATCGAGACGGCCCTGAACTGCTCGCCTGAGCCGGAGTGTCCCTCGAACACCGGCGTACGCCGCGAACGCCGCCACCGGAACGAGCAGGTCGAAGTGATAATACGGTCCTAGAAACGCGAGAAGCCCGTCACCCGGCGATTCGAGCGCACCGAGGACGTTCAGGTTCCCCCAGAAGAAGACGTTACCGACCGGAATCGACACGAACAGGCCGGCGAGCACCGCTGTTCGAGCGTTCCGCTGCCGCCGCGGAACGCCAAGCGCCAGCGCCGTCCCGAGCGCCGCGAGCACTGTCCCGAGCACGCCGGCGACGGTCCACCGACCGAAAAACGCCGCGAGCACCCGGGCGTTGGCTCGCAGTCCGAGTCTCGGCGTGTACTGTTCCCCGTGACCGAGGATCTCCCGACGACCGAAACCGATCCCGTCCAGCGGCGCGAACGCCGCGTAAGGGAAGGTGAACGGGTCGCCGGTGACGACGGCGTTGTACCCGAGCGCGACGAGTACCCCGAGACAGCCGCCGGCAGCGGTGAGAGCGTTTTTGACGACGGTGCGCCGTCCCTCACGGAGCATCCAGAGCGCGTGGACGACGAACGGTATCGCGAACAACACGGCGGTAAAGGGTCGCGAAAAGAAGGCGACCCCGATGGCGAGCCCGGCCACCGCCGCCAGCGGTCGGCTCCCGGTGCGGTCGGCCCGGAGATACGCCGCCGCGAACAGCAGGTTCCACGCCGTCGTCGGTGCGTACGCCAGGAACACCGATGACGTGATGAGAAAGAGTGGTGAGAACAGGAGCAATCCGCCGGCGAGCAGCCCGACGGCGCGCGCGAACCGCCGGCCTTCGTGACGGAACACCTCGGCGACGACGACCGTCGTCAGGAACACGTTCGCCGCCGCGATGGCGACGAGTGCGAAGCGGAAATCGCCGAGAAGCCGTCCGACGGCGAACATCGCCGCCGCTACGGGGGCGTACTTCGGATAGAATCCCTGATCGCTCTCGACGAAAAACCACGGTCGAAACGCCTCGGGAACGGGGGGTCTGAGGAACAGCTGTCCGTCGAGGAGCATTCCGGCCTGCTGGAGATACACTCCCTCGTCGTGATTCAGCGAGTGGTACGGAAAGACGGTCGTCGAAACGATCCCGATGACGACTGCACCGACCAGCGCGAGACCGGCCGCCGCGAGCCGGAACCGATGTCTATCGAGTCGTTCGCGGACGTGTCCGCCGTCCATCACTCGGCGGGATACCACGCGAGCGTGTGGTCGGCGTCGAACGCGATGTCCACGCGCCGGTCGAGACGAATGTCAGTCGTGTGGTTGTGCTCGCAGTGGATCACGTCACCCGTGTCGAGTTCGACGCGATAGACGAACGAGGACCCGGTGTACTGACGGTGAACGATGCGACCGTCGCCCGCGTCTCCGCCCGCTCCGCTTTCCTTGACCGGGATCGCTTCGAGGTCGTCCGGGCGAACTAGCACGTCGATGTCGGTACCCGAGTACTCCTCGGTGAGTCCTTCGAGGGTCGCGGTGTCGAAGGTCCCGATCCCGGTGTGAACGCCCGTCTCCTCGACGCGCCCCGAGAGAAAGCCTGCACGGCCGAGGAACTCCGCGACGAACCGCGACTCGGGCTGTTCGAACACGTTTTCGGGGCGGCCGACCTGTTCGAGACGGCCGTCGTTCAGCACCGCGACCCGATCGGAGATCGACATCGCTTCCTCCTGATCGTGAGTAACCGAGACGGCGGTGACGCCGGCTTCCTCCAGGATACGACGGACTTCCTCACGCATCCGGACGCGGAGACGCACGTCGAGGTTCGAGAACGGCTCGTCGAGCAGCAGCAGGTCGGGTTCGGGCGCGAGCGCCCGCGCGAGTGCGACGCGCTGTTGCTGGCCGCCGGAGAGCTGGTCGGGCGTTCGGTCGCCGAACGATTCGAGGCCGACGAGTTCGAGGAGGTCCGTGACACGTCGCTCGCGCTCGTCCGCGGTGGCGTCGGTGAGGCCGAACGCGATGTTTTCGGCGACCGTCATGTGTGGAAACAGCGCGAAATCCTGGAAAACGATGCCGACGTCGCGGTTCTCGGGGTCGACGGCGTGGCTGTCGTCGGCGACACGTTCGCCGTCGAGGGTGATCGTGCCGGCACTCGGGGTTTCGAGCCCCGCGATCATGCGGAGCGTCGTCGTTTTTCCACAGCCGGACGGGCCGAGCAGCGTCAACAGTTCGCCGTCCCGGACCGCAAGCGAGAGGTCGGTAACGGCGGCTTCCGCCCCGAACTCCTTGCTTGCGTCGGCGAGTTCGAGCACCACGTCGGCTGTTTCGGTCGGTCCCGCGTCAGCCGCTGCGGTCGCCTCGGTCTCGCTCGTCCGCTCCTCGGACGGGCCGTTCGCTTCGTCGGATCGTGGTTCGATCGATGTGGGTTTACTGGACATTGTCGCCCTCCTGTGTCAAGATCACGAGCATCGAGAGTCCGGAGACGGCGACGAGCACGAGCGCCGGTACGGCGGCCGCCCCGTAATATCCTGCGCCTTGGACCTGCCAGATGTAGGTGACCAGCGTTTTGAACTCCGAAGGATGGAGGAGCAGCGTTGCGGGCAGTTCCTTCATCGTGGTGAGAAAGACCAGCGCCGCACCCGCGACGACGCCGGGCGCGATCAACGGGAGCGTCACCCGCCGGAAGGTCGAGAGCGGGGAGTGACCCAGCGTCCGTGCGGCTTCGAGCAGCGAGCGGTCGACGTGGAGCACCGAGGAGTGGGTGGAGCCGACCGCCTGTGGGAGAAAGCGGACGACGTAGGCGAAGATCAACAGTGGGAGGGTCTGGTAGAGCCCGGGGAGGTAACGAACGCCGAAATAGACCAGCGCGAAGCCGATCACGATCCCGGGCGCGGCGTAGCCGAGATACGTCGCCCGATCGAACAGGTTTGCGAGCCGCCCGTTCGTCCGTGCGGAGAGATAGCCGACCGGCAGTGCGGCGAGCGTCGCGACGGCTGCCGCGAGCACCGCGACGACGACGGAGTTGATCCCGTAGGACCACTCGAAGGCGAAGCCGCCGGCGGTGTAGCCCGGGCCGCCACGCGACAGCCACATCCCCAGGATGCCGAGCGGGACGAGCAGACACAACGTCGCCACCAGCGTACAGAGGGCGAGCGCCGGCACGGTCCAAACGCCGAGCGAGATGGTGTTTCCCCGGCGGCCGCCGGCGTAGGCGTTCTGATCGCCGGGCGAGAGGCGCGATTCGATGCCAATGATGGCGACGGTGAGTCCCAGCAAGAGTACCGAAAACAGCGCCGCCCGATCTCGGCCGAAGGCGTTGTACTCGACGAAGATCCGGCGGGTGAACACGTCGTAATGCATGATCGATGGCGTTCCGAAATCCGAGAGCGCGTACAGCCCGACCAGCAACGCACCGGCGGCGATCCCCGGCGCGATCTGTGGCAGGACGACGCGGCGAAACGCCCCGAAATAGGAATGGTTCAGCGTTCGAGCGGCCTCGACCTGCGAGGCATCGAACGACAGTAGCGCTGCGCGGGTCGTGAGAAACACGTACGGATAGACGAACAGCGTCAACACGAGAACGGTGCCGTGGAGTCCGTAGATGGGCGGAATCGATTCGATCCCGAGTGGGGCTAGCAGATCGGCGAGAACGCCGCGCGGACCGAACGCCGAGACGAACGCGAACGCGCCGATGTAGCTCGGCACGACCAACGGCAGCGCCAACACGACCGTCCAGAACCGACGGAAGGGGAGGTCCGTCCGGGCCGTCAGTACCGCGAGCGGCACGCCGAGCAGCACCGAACCGACCGTGACCGCAGTGACCAACAGCGCGCTGTTGATCGCGATCTGAGCCGTCGATGGCGAGGCGAGCAGTGTGAGCGCACTCTCGACGCCCATGTCGAACGCCTGTACGACGAGCCACACGATCGGCGAGACGACCGCGAGCGCAACGAGCCCGGCGAGCGCCAGCAGTCCGCCACGGAGCACCCGCCCGCGGTCGATGTCGATACCACCGGCGTCGAAGGTACTCATCTCAGAGAACTCCGACCTCGCGCATCAGCGTGAGGGTTGGTTCGAGGTTCGAGAGCTTGGCGAGATCCAGCTGTGGCGGATTGAGCTCGTCGATCGTCGGCAGCCCGCCGACCGGCGGGACGCCCGGAACCATCGGGTAGGCGAACGTCCGGGTGGCGAAGAACTCCTGGGCCTCGGCGGTGAGGAGATGCCGAATGAAGTTCGTGGCGAGCTCGCGGCGCTGAGTCCCTTTGACGATCTCGACGCCCGCGGCGTTGATGAGCGCGCCCGCATCGCCCTTCGTGAAGGCGAGTTCGATCGGCGCGTCCGGCCGAGCCGCCTTGACGCGCAGCGCGTAGTAGTGGTTC
Proteins encoded:
- a CDS encoding dolichyl-phosphate hexose transferase → MQQIADTDSQDDGAYTFEDVSVVMGTYNEEAAVGGVLEAIDDATDGAAEVVCVDSSTDRTPAIARDHGARVIEQEPQGYGVAVSAALAAAERPVVVTTDCDGTYPMERLPDFLDEINAGYDVVSGDRLYHGADTMPPFNRFGNHAFALLASALLGERVHDTTTGMRAYRREVIDAIEWTENTGLSAELLIRPLARGYDVRETPIEYGERRGETTLDPLAGGAAIARSIVDVCLEERRR
- a CDS encoding ABC transporter permease, with protein sequence MSTFDAGGIDIDRGRVLRGGLLALAGLVALAVVSPIVWLVVQAFDMGVESALTLLASPSTAQIAINSALLVTAVTVGSVLLGVPLAVLTARTDLPFRRFWTVVLALPLVVPSYIGAFAFVSAFGPRGVLADLLAPLGIESIPPIYGLHGTVLVLTLFVYPYVFLTTRAALLSFDASQVEAARTLNHSYFGAFRRVVLPQIAPGIAAGALLVGLYALSDFGTPSIMHYDVFTRRIFVEYNAFGRDRAALFSVLLLGLTVAIIGIESRLSPGDQNAYAGGRRGNTISLGVWTVPALALCTLVATLCLLVPLGILGMWLSRGGPGYTAGGFAFEWSYGINSVVVAVLAAAVATLAALPVGYLSARTNGRLANLFDRATYLGYAAPGIVIGFALVYFGVRYLPGLYQTLPLLIFAYVVRFLPQAVGSTHSSVLHVDRSLLEAARTLGHSPLSTFRRVTLPLIAPGVVAGAALVFLTTMKELPATLLLHPSEFKTLVTYIWQVQGAGYYGAAAVPALVLVAVSGLSMLVILTQEGDNVQ
- a CDS encoding metal-dependent hydrolase, with the protein product MFPWEHLAVGYLCYSLFAHLRGRTPNGPATLAVVVGTQFPDLVDKPLSWALNVLPAGVFAHSLFVAIPLTALVLVGGWRIGRTEPAIAFTVGYLSHLPGDVLPSIVLGGDASYWFLFWPAVARPGVDVSDPIVGPGAGAGIVTNAWYYFQNYLGQLATPKGLLFVAVELLVLGSVLLLWLRDGRPGTGLFTRFVGRHSSRH
- a CDS encoding DUF1616 domain-containing protein — its product is MSRDPLTGNDTTIERYDSDASGLRGLPGDLLVLIAYTAAVGGLIGIVGGLPTMIRAVLGLPLLLIIPGYALVAALFPGRPSRTADRSSSLSRLSQRYDSARSIQERGVRWGERLALSFGLSLFIAPLLALALDLSATLLGTGSPYRTGPIVGIVVVFSLVFAIAGIVRRLRLPRSERFSVPVGYWIDDLADGLSGSPADVLLNTVLILSILVAAASMSYALTVPKDGETTTNVALLNEGDDGGLETVHENVTLTAGTASQPFTLEVQNHEGEATNYTVVAQLQRLNDAGEVVGRSELTRYRSPTVPENRTWQRQHRITPNVTGERLQLTYLLYEGDPPQNPTARNAYVTTHLSVDIVGSGGTGSAGGGGGGSGTGSGGGG
- a CDS encoding winged helix-turn-helix domain-containing protein → MAEDWDTVSYVIRSQYRVDVLERLAEGPATPSRIAADKDIAIAHVSRALGGLREEGRDMVELLVSEDQKKGRVYGITDKGERVWDRLQSEGMV
- a CDS encoding DUF7846 domain-containing protein, with the protein product MDGGHVRERLDRHRFRLAAAGLALVGAVVIGIVSTTVFPYHSLNHDEGVYLQQAGMLLDGQLFLRPPVPEAFRPWFFVESDQGFYPKYAPVAAAMFAVGRLLGDFRFALVAIAAANVFLTTVVVAEVFRHEGRRFARAVGLLAGGLLLFSPLFLITSSVFLAYAPTTAWNLLFAAAYLRADRTGSRPLAAVAGLAIGVAFFSRPFTAVLFAIPFVVHALWMLREGRRTVVKNALTAAGGCLGVLVALGYNAVVTGDPFTFPYAAFAPLDGIGFGRREILGHGEQYTPRLGLRANARVLAAFFGRWTVAGVLGTVLAALGTALALGVPRRQRNARTAVLAGLFVSIPVGNVFFWGNLNVLGALESPGDGLLAFLGPYYHFDLLVPVAAFAAYAGVRGTLRLRRAVQGRLDLRQTRVVVAVCLLVASAGLAGATATALDEPLERNRNVTAEYERAYQPFENRSVENAVVFLPTPYGDWLSHPFQALRNDPDFEGDVVYAVAERQFAVVDAYPNRSYYRYVYEGLWTPTGGDAADGRLRSIEVHDSDRVALDGRFGVPDSPESVSVRLASGDEQAYYASSPSNGSLDLRLVAGERARLTGNVTAVNGSAVSLDGQDSLTLSVFVNEGPTGGFGYRLVMPLDGEGNGLRVLSPTTEVCPDFRCGGGRGTVGATSPGVFVETALTTRTANGSATPGR
- a CDS encoding ABC transporter ATP-binding protein, with amino-acid sequence MSSKPTSIEPRSDEANGPSEERTSETEATAAADAGPTETADVVLELADASKEFGAEAAVTDLSLAVRDGELLTLLGPSGCGKTTTLRMIAGLETPSAGTITLDGERVADDSHAVDPENRDVGIVFQDFALFPHMTVAENIAFGLTDATADERERRVTDLLELVGLESFGDRTPDQLSGGQQQRVALARALAPEPDLLLLDEPFSNLDVRLRVRMREEVRRILEEAGVTAVSVTHDQEEAMSISDRVAVLNDGRLEQVGRPENVFEQPESRFVAEFLGRAGFLSGRVEETGVHTGIGTFDTATLEGLTEEYSGTDIDVLVRPDDLEAIPVKESGAGGDAGDGRIVHRQYTGSSFVYRVELDTGDVIHCEHNHTTDIRLDRRVDIAFDADHTLAWYPAE